From Myxococcus stipitatus, one genomic window encodes:
- a CDS encoding AMP-binding protein has protein sequence MAPLPELDVSRVFTGKRLLFAGATGFVGKVTLSMLLHRYGQELERVYVLVRKGSAASAERRFFDKVATSEPFQPLRDTYGEEGALEFLRAKCEVLDGDITDPWVGLDEARVAELTGKVHAFVNCAGLVSFNPSLEVGLNVNTHGVKYAVELALRWAVPLIHMSTSFVAGNRSGLVFEDEEVRGYFPRKDELDGRDFSLEQELKDAERIVARLREQADDRALTSTFRKKALDRLAEEGRDVNDEKTLRLAVGRERKLWLSGELVRAGMERAAHWGWPNTYTYTKSLGEQVIAATPGLRYAIVRPSIVESARHYPFPGWNEGFTTSAPLAFAGIKGPGGIPAGENTILDIIPVDQVAGATIGITAHSIEVEERRVYQLASGDVNPFYASRSVELVGLYRRRFYRNKESGNKLLNSLRSRLEPQPVSKREFELFSAPMLVRGARFLKKAIDEVRPAWGAPAVQAMLDKAKVSLDEVEDNNAGLIAMTELFLPFLYENRYVFRCDNTRSVYTRMAHADRLKIPWDPEHIDWRAYFMETHLPGLEKWVFPGLEEEREKRTVIPAHRDLLEMFEAVVHAYRHRVAFRMVAGEKEERFTFGEVHRYAARVGSFLKLSGVKPQDRVLLVSENRPEWGTAFFGILRAGGTVVPVDPGLSEAEVLNIARRSQARACLLSEDAARDFPGLFDALGEGVTMASLAQAMTGDPAYPDRIGPVRKSASPDDIASLIFTSGTTGTPKGVMLTHRNFASLVAKLAGVFDVGVGDGVLSVLPLHHTFEFSAGFLTPFSRGAEITYIDELTSDRLGEVFETGRITAMIGVPALWQLLHRKMTQEFASKPPLVEQAIKAMMATHGELRSRANVNLGKLLFWPVHRKFGGRIKVLVSGGSALPEEVHKAFHELGFNITEGYGLTEAAPVLAVAEPGNKRTPGSVGKPLTGIEVRILQPDNDGIGEVLAKGPNVMAGYFGDREATDAVLKEGWLYTGDLGRLDAEGRLYLVGRAKDVIIDHNGKNIYPDELEELYQEHAHVKELSIVGLPDEAGGEKVACLCVPDYGDRPREEVRRELEEHFRKVGAGMPFYRRMKVLRFWDGELPRTSTRKVKRKQVVEELQRLERMAQSATKAREKVLSPGTGGAADWLFPLIAEVCHRPLSDVRPDAHLTGDLGFDSLMLTELSSALEGAGVPLPAIEDLTQVQTVEDLRKVVVASGRRPSAETRAKEISKENAKAEEVEIPVPDVVADVGRQLMAFGQKVLYGGVFDVKVTGRSFVPQNRNFLVIANHASHLDAGLVRVALEEQGEKIVSLAARDYFFDTPLKRAWFENFTNLIPIERHGSLRESLRLAGEALRQGFNVLIFPEGTRSVTGELLEFKNTLGYLALTYRVDVLPLYIHGTYEALPKGSVFPKAKDLKVSIGPVLGHDALRARTQGMSRSESYRYATRIAEDAVRELRDGRVLHLDGLATATVDASVEPALPRVRVLTGGKDS, from the coding sequence ATGGCACCGCTCCCCGAGCTGGACGTCTCCCGCGTCTTCACCGGCAAGCGCCTGTTGTTCGCCGGCGCCACGGGCTTCGTGGGCAAGGTGACGCTGTCCATGCTGCTGCACCGCTACGGGCAGGAGCTGGAGCGCGTCTACGTGCTCGTGCGCAAGGGCAGCGCGGCCTCCGCCGAGCGCCGCTTCTTCGACAAGGTGGCCACGAGCGAGCCCTTCCAGCCGCTGCGCGACACCTACGGCGAGGAGGGCGCGCTCGAGTTCCTGCGCGCCAAGTGCGAGGTGCTCGATGGCGACATCACCGACCCGTGGGTGGGCCTGGACGAGGCCCGGGTGGCGGAGCTCACCGGCAAGGTGCACGCGTTCGTCAACTGCGCGGGCCTGGTGTCCTTCAACCCGTCGCTGGAGGTGGGCCTCAACGTCAACACCCACGGCGTGAAGTACGCGGTGGAGCTGGCGCTGCGCTGGGCCGTGCCCCTCATCCACATGTCCACCTCCTTCGTCGCGGGCAACCGCAGCGGGCTGGTGTTCGAGGACGAGGAGGTGCGCGGCTACTTCCCGCGCAAGGACGAGCTGGACGGGCGCGACTTCAGCCTGGAGCAGGAGCTGAAGGACGCCGAGCGCATCGTCGCGCGGCTGCGCGAGCAGGCCGACGACCGGGCCCTGACGTCCACCTTCCGCAAGAAGGCGCTGGACCGGCTGGCGGAGGAGGGCCGCGACGTCAACGACGAGAAGACGCTGCGGCTGGCGGTGGGCCGCGAGCGCAAGCTGTGGCTCAGCGGCGAACTGGTGCGCGCGGGCATGGAGCGCGCGGCGCACTGGGGCTGGCCCAACACGTACACGTACACCAAGTCCCTGGGCGAGCAGGTCATCGCCGCCACGCCGGGGCTGCGCTACGCCATCGTGCGGCCCTCCATCGTGGAGAGCGCGCGGCACTACCCGTTCCCCGGGTGGAACGAGGGCTTCACCACCTCCGCGCCGCTGGCCTTCGCGGGCATCAAGGGCCCCGGCGGCATCCCCGCGGGCGAGAACACCATCCTGGACATCATCCCGGTGGACCAGGTGGCGGGCGCCACCATCGGCATCACCGCGCACTCCATCGAGGTGGAGGAGCGGCGCGTGTACCAGCTGGCGTCGGGTGACGTGAACCCGTTCTACGCCAGCCGCTCCGTGGAGCTGGTGGGCCTGTACCGGCGGCGCTTCTACCGGAACAAGGAGTCGGGCAACAAGCTGCTCAACTCGCTGCGCTCGCGGCTGGAGCCGCAGCCGGTCAGCAAGCGCGAGTTCGAGCTGTTCAGCGCGCCCATGCTGGTGCGGGGCGCGCGCTTCCTGAAGAAGGCCATCGACGAGGTGCGCCCCGCATGGGGAGCGCCCGCCGTGCAGGCGATGCTGGACAAGGCGAAGGTGTCGCTCGACGAGGTCGAGGACAACAACGCCGGCCTCATCGCGATGACGGAGCTGTTCCTCCCCTTCCTCTACGAGAACCGCTACGTCTTCCGCTGCGACAACACGCGCTCCGTCTACACGCGCATGGCGCACGCGGACCGGCTGAAGATTCCGTGGGACCCGGAGCACATCGACTGGCGCGCGTACTTCATGGAGACGCACCTGCCGGGCCTGGAGAAGTGGGTGTTCCCCGGCCTGGAGGAGGAGCGCGAGAAGCGCACCGTCATCCCCGCGCACCGCGACCTGCTGGAGATGTTCGAGGCGGTGGTGCACGCGTACCGCCACCGGGTGGCCTTCCGGATGGTGGCCGGCGAGAAGGAGGAGCGCTTCACCTTCGGCGAGGTGCACCGGTACGCGGCGCGGGTGGGCAGCTTCCTGAAGCTCTCCGGCGTGAAGCCCCAGGACCGGGTGCTGCTGGTGTCGGAGAACCGGCCCGAGTGGGGCACGGCCTTCTTCGGCATCCTGCGCGCGGGCGGCACGGTGGTGCCGGTGGACCCGGGCCTGTCGGAGGCGGAGGTGCTCAACATCGCCCGGCGCTCCCAGGCGCGCGCCTGCCTCCTGTCCGAGGACGCGGCGCGGGACTTCCCGGGCCTGTTCGACGCGCTGGGTGAGGGCGTCACCATGGCCAGCCTCGCGCAGGCGATGACGGGCGACCCGGCGTACCCGGACCGCATCGGGCCGGTGCGCAAGTCCGCGTCGCCGGACGACATCGCCAGCCTCATCTTCACGTCGGGGACGACGGGCACGCCCAAGGGCGTGATGCTCACCCACCGCAACTTCGCCTCGCTGGTGGCGAAGCTGGCGGGCGTGTTCGACGTGGGCGTGGGCGACGGCGTGCTGTCGGTGCTGCCCTTGCACCACACGTTCGAGTTCTCCGCGGGCTTCCTCACGCCGTTCTCCCGCGGCGCGGAAATCACGTACATCGACGAGCTGACGTCGGACCGGCTGGGCGAGGTGTTCGAGACGGGCCGCATCACCGCGATGATTGGCGTGCCGGCGCTGTGGCAGCTGTTGCACCGGAAGATGACGCAGGAGTTCGCCAGCAAGCCGCCGCTGGTGGAGCAGGCCATCAAGGCGATGATGGCCACGCACGGCGAGCTGCGCAGCCGCGCCAACGTCAACCTGGGCAAGCTGCTGTTCTGGCCGGTGCACCGCAAGTTCGGCGGTCGCATCAAGGTGCTCGTGTCGGGCGGCTCCGCGCTGCCGGAGGAGGTGCACAAGGCCTTCCACGAGCTGGGCTTCAACATCACGGAGGGCTACGGCCTGACGGAGGCCGCGCCGGTGCTGGCGGTGGCGGAGCCGGGCAACAAGCGCACGCCGGGGTCGGTGGGCAAGCCGCTGACGGGCATCGAGGTGCGCATCCTCCAGCCGGACAACGACGGCATCGGCGAGGTGCTGGCCAAGGGCCCCAACGTCATGGCGGGCTACTTCGGGGACCGCGAGGCGACGGACGCGGTGCTGAAGGAGGGCTGGCTGTACACCGGCGACCTGGGGCGGCTGGACGCGGAGGGCCGCCTGTACCTGGTGGGCCGCGCCAAGGACGTCATCATCGACCACAACGGGAAGAACATCTACCCGGACGAGCTGGAGGAGCTCTACCAGGAGCACGCGCACGTCAAGGAGCTGTCCATCGTCGGCCTGCCGGACGAGGCGGGTGGCGAGAAGGTGGCGTGCCTGTGCGTGCCCGACTACGGCGACCGGCCGCGCGAGGAGGTCCGCCGCGAGCTGGAGGAGCACTTCCGCAAGGTGGGCGCGGGCATGCCCTTCTATCGGCGGATGAAGGTGCTGCGCTTCTGGGACGGCGAGCTGCCGCGCACCTCCACGCGCAAGGTGAAGCGCAAGCAGGTGGTGGAGGAGCTGCAGCGGCTGGAGCGCATGGCCCAGAGCGCCACCAAGGCGCGCGAGAAGGTGCTCTCGCCGGGCACGGGCGGCGCGGCGGACTGGCTCTTCCCGCTCATCGCCGAGGTGTGCCACCGTCCCCTCTCCGACGTGCGGCCGGACGCGCACCTCACCGGGGACCTGGGCTTCGACTCGCTGATGCTCACGGAGCTGTCGAGCGCGCTGGAGGGCGCGGGCGTGCCGCTGCCGGCCATCGAGGACCTGACGCAGGTGCAGACGGTGGAGGACCTGCGCAAGGTGGTGGTGGCCTCCGGCCGCCGCCCCTCCGCGGAGACGCGGGCGAAGGAGATCTCCAAGGAGAACGCGAAGGCGGAGGAGGTGGAGATTCCGGTGCCGGACGTCGTCGCGGACGTGGGCCGTCAGCTGATGGCCTTCGGCCAGAAGGTGCTCTACGGCGGCGTGTTCGACGTGAAGGTGACGGGCCGCAGCTTCGTGCCGCAGAACCGCAACTTCCTGGTCATCGCCAACCACGCCAGCCACCTGGACGCGGGCCTGGTGCGCGTGGCGCTGGAGGAGCAGGGAGAGAAGATCGTCTCGCTCGCCGCGCGCGACTACTTCTTCGACACGCCGCTCAAGCGCGCGTGGTTCGAGAACTTCACCAACCTGATTCCCATCGAGCGGCACGGCTCGCTGCGCGAGTCGCTGCGGCTGGCGGGCGAGGCGCTGCGCCAGGGGTTCAACGTGCTCATCTTCCCGGAGGGCACGCGCTCGGTGACGGGGGAGCTGCTGGAGTTCAAGAACACGCTGGGCTACCTGGCGCTCACCTACCGCGTGGACGTGCTGCCGCTGTACATCCACGGCACGTATGAAGCGCTGCCCAAGGGGAGCGTGTTCCCCAAGGCGAAGGACCTGAAGGTGAGCATCGGGCCGGTGCTGGGGCACGACGCGCTGCGCGCGCGCACGCAGGGCATGTCGCGGTCGGAGAGCTACCGCTACGCCACGCGCATCGCCGAGGACGCGGTGCGCGAGCTGCGCGACGGCCGGGTGCTGCACCTGGACGGGCTGGCCACGGCGACGGTGGACGCGAGCGTGGAGCCCGCGCTCCCTCGCGTGCGCGTCCTCACGGGAGGGAAGGACTCGTGA
- a CDS encoding lactate racemase domain-containing protein — protein MRPFKTLQKLYDEESQVVITEKGSPPRALFYGEGFLQEDLPVGTRVIFPRPPLAGVPNVKAAIRWAINHPEGMDPLHALLKPGMRLTCVIDDISVPLPPMVTPDVRQSILEVVLELAADSGVDDVHLVIANALHRRMTEAEMRRMVGQKIFDAYYPDRYYNHDAEDPDGIVALERTSHGEEVSVNRRVAESDLVVYVNVNFVPMNGGHKSMGTGVSNYASLRHHHNPKTIRESDSYMEPKASALYRSNERIGRNIDKHLKVFHIETTLNNRMFGAPVDFLAKKEEDYTEADRLKFQAMRYALSKMPRAAARKVLNAIPAPYDVTGVYAGATEPAHQKTLETSWKQYVVPVEGQSDIVIFPIPFISPYSVNSILNPLLVQVMGLGYFFNLNRGVPLVKKGGCLILLHPAYDEFDPEHHPSYIEFFHRLLPETRDSMKLEHKYEKEFAENPSYVHLYRKGNAYHGVHPFYMWYWGENGRQHVGKVIVAGAENNHVPALLGWDRTDTLTEAIEEARGFMGRSATISLLRIAPTVMVDVK, from the coding sequence ATGCGCCCGTTCAAGACGCTCCAGAAGCTGTACGACGAGGAAAGCCAGGTCGTCATCACCGAGAAGGGCAGCCCGCCGCGCGCGCTGTTCTACGGTGAGGGCTTCCTCCAGGAAGACCTGCCCGTGGGTACCCGGGTCATCTTCCCCCGCCCGCCGCTGGCGGGCGTGCCCAACGTCAAGGCCGCCATCCGCTGGGCCATCAACCACCCGGAGGGCATGGACCCGCTGCACGCGCTGCTCAAGCCGGGCATGCGCCTGACGTGCGTCATCGACGACATCAGCGTCCCCCTGCCCCCCATGGTGACGCCGGACGTGCGCCAGTCCATCCTGGAGGTGGTGCTGGAGCTGGCCGCCGACAGCGGCGTGGACGACGTCCACCTCGTCATCGCCAACGCCCTGCACCGCCGCATGACGGAAGCGGAGATGCGGCGCATGGTGGGCCAGAAGATCTTCGACGCGTACTACCCGGACCGCTACTACAACCACGACGCGGAGGACCCGGACGGCATCGTCGCCCTGGAGCGCACGTCCCACGGCGAGGAGGTGTCGGTCAACCGCCGGGTCGCGGAGAGCGACCTCGTCGTCTACGTGAACGTGAACTTCGTGCCCATGAACGGCGGGCACAAGTCCATGGGCACCGGCGTGTCGAACTACGCCTCGCTGCGCCACCACCACAATCCGAAGACCATCCGCGAGTCGGACAGCTACATGGAGCCGAAGGCCAGCGCGCTCTACCGCAGCAACGAGCGCATCGGCCGCAACATCGACAAGCACCTGAAGGTCTTCCACATCGAGACCACGCTGAACAACCGCATGTTCGGCGCGCCCGTGGACTTCCTCGCGAAGAAGGAGGAGGACTACACGGAGGCGGACCGGCTGAAGTTCCAGGCCATGCGCTACGCGCTGTCGAAGATGCCGCGCGCGGCGGCGCGCAAGGTGCTCAACGCCATCCCCGCCCCGTATGACGTCACGGGCGTGTACGCCGGCGCCACGGAGCCCGCGCACCAGAAGACGCTGGAGACCAGCTGGAAGCAGTACGTGGTGCCTGTGGAGGGGCAGAGCGACATCGTCATCTTCCCCATCCCCTTCATCTCCCCGTACAGCGTCAACTCCATCCTCAACCCGCTGCTCGTGCAGGTGATGGGGCTGGGCTACTTCTTCAACCTCAACCGCGGCGTGCCGCTGGTGAAGAAGGGCGGCTGCCTCATCCTGCTGCACCCGGCCTACGACGAGTTCGACCCGGAGCACCACCCCAGCTACATCGAGTTCTTCCACCGGCTCTTGCCGGAGACGCGCGACTCCATGAAGCTGGAGCACAAGTACGAGAAGGAGTTCGCGGAGAACCCCAGCTACGTGCACCTGTACAGGAAGGGCAACGCCTACCACGGCGTGCACCCGTTCTACATGTGGTACTGGGGCGAGAACGGCCGCCAGCACGTGGGCAAGGTCATCGTCGCGGGCGCGGAGAACAACCACGTCCCGGCGCTGCTGGGCTGGGACCGCACGGACACGCTGACGGAGGCCATCGAGGAGGCGCGCGGCTTCATGGGCCGCTCGGCGACCATCAGCCTCTTGCGCATCGCCCCCACGGTGATGGTGGACGTGAAGTGA
- a CDS encoding HAD family hydrolase, with protein MPSKAAFFDVDGTLVKTNVVHVYAYYAMNRGSVLGIAGRTLSTALSVPLFGAMDTLDRKTFNEFFYRYYAGLSEDRLVTIAEDMFEDVLKPALFEQSQDLIDQARRSGCKVVLVTGALDFTMRPLARHLGCDDLIANKMQFVGGKATGKVIPPIIEGANKANAIRAYCTKEGLTLDKCHGYSDSASDYAMLAVVGRPTAVNPDLRLRSIARAYNWPILDLK; from the coding sequence ATGCCCTCGAAAGCCGCATTTTTCGATGTCGACGGGACGCTCGTGAAGACGAACGTCGTCCACGTCTACGCGTACTACGCGATGAACCGCGGCTCCGTGCTGGGCATCGCGGGGCGGACCCTCAGCACCGCGCTGAGCGTGCCGCTCTTCGGCGCCATGGACACGCTCGACCGCAAGACCTTCAACGAGTTCTTCTACCGGTATTACGCGGGGTTGAGCGAGGACCGCCTCGTCACCATCGCGGAGGACATGTTCGAGGACGTGCTGAAGCCGGCGCTCTTCGAGCAGTCCCAGGACCTCATCGACCAGGCGCGCCGCAGCGGCTGCAAGGTGGTGCTCGTCACGGGCGCGCTGGACTTCACCATGCGCCCGCTGGCCCGCCACCTGGGCTGTGACGACCTGATCGCCAACAAGATGCAGTTCGTGGGCGGCAAGGCCACCGGCAAGGTGATTCCACCCATCATCGAGGGCGCGAACAAGGCCAACGCCATCCGCGCCTATTGCACCAAGGAGGGGCTGACCCTGGACAAGTGCCACGGCTACTCCGACAGCGCCTCCGACTACGCCATGCTCGCGGTGGTGGGCCGACCCACCGCGGTGAACCCGGACCTGCGGCTGCGCTCCATCGCGCGCGCCTACAACTGGCCCATCCTCGACCTCAAGTAA
- a CDS encoding NAD-dependent epimerase/dehydratase family protein, with protein MRALITGAGGFLGIWLARALAARGDTVTCLLRRGSDASGLKDVPHVRVEGDVTDAASLPPAVAGQDVVFHLAGVRRGATREDFMRVNAEGTRLVCEAMVATGQRPRLVLVGSLAAMGPSSPTRPHVEEDPFQPHEWYGESKAEAERIAFSYKDRLPVTVSRPPRILGPGDHENLTFFKLVQKGIRLELVGGPRPLTMVDVEDVVDALLLQAEHPAAVGEAFFCAGPGEPLSLEAVQDLGAEALGLTPRTVRLSPRVLTALASAADGVSRVTGRKLPLNRKLARQLLAPAWTCSSAKAERLLGFHPRRDLRDSIRRSAEWYRQQGWL; from the coding sequence ATGAGAGCCCTCATCACCGGAGCAGGTGGCTTCCTGGGAATCTGGCTGGCGCGCGCCCTGGCGGCGCGCGGCGACACCGTGACGTGCCTGCTGCGCCGGGGGTCGGACGCCTCCGGACTGAAGGACGTCCCCCATGTCCGCGTGGAGGGGGACGTGACGGACGCGGCCTCGCTGCCACCGGCGGTGGCGGGCCAGGACGTCGTCTTCCACCTCGCGGGGGTTCGCCGCGGCGCGACACGCGAGGACTTCATGCGAGTCAACGCGGAGGGCACCCGCCTGGTGTGCGAGGCCATGGTGGCCACCGGCCAGCGCCCGCGCCTGGTGCTCGTGGGCTCGCTGGCGGCCATGGGGCCCTCCTCCCCCACTCGGCCCCATGTCGAGGAGGACCCCTTCCAGCCCCACGAGTGGTACGGCGAGAGCAAGGCGGAGGCCGAGCGCATCGCCTTCTCCTACAAGGACCGGCTGCCGGTGACTGTGTCCCGGCCGCCGCGCATCCTCGGCCCGGGCGACCACGAGAACCTCACGTTCTTCAAGCTGGTGCAGAAGGGCATCCGGCTGGAGCTGGTGGGCGGCCCCCGTCCGCTCACCATGGTGGACGTGGAGGACGTGGTGGACGCGCTCCTCCTGCAGGCCGAGCACCCCGCCGCGGTGGGCGAGGCCTTCTTCTGCGCGGGCCCCGGCGAGCCGCTGTCGCTGGAGGCGGTGCAGGACCTGGGCGCCGAGGCCCTGGGCCTGACACCCCGCACGGTGCGCCTGAGCCCCCGGGTGCTCACCGCCCTGGCGTCCGCGGCGGACGGCGTCTCCCGCGTGACGGGCCGCAAGCTGCCCCTGAACCGGAAGCTGGCGCGCCAGCTGCTGGCCCCCGCCTGGACCTGCTCCAGCGCCAAGGCCGAACGGCTGCTCGGGTTTCACCCCCGGAGGGATTTGCGGGACTCCATCCGCCGGAGCGCGGAGTGGTACCGCCAGCAAGGCTGGCTCTAG
- a CDS encoding SWIB/MDM2 domain-containing protein gives MAAKKAAAKKAPAAKKSAGAKRKPNASFMKEMTPSAALAEIVGSKPLPRTEVVKKLWAYIKKQGLQDAKNKRQINADDKLKPIFGGKKNVTMFEMTSLVNKQLS, from the coding sequence ATGGCCGCCAAGAAAGCTGCTGCGAAGAAGGCTCCCGCCGCGAAGAAGTCCGCTGGCGCGAAGCGCAAGCCGAACGCGTCGTTCATGAAGGAGATGACTCCTTCCGCCGCGCTCGCTGAGATCGTCGGTTCCAAGCCTCTGCCTCGCACCGAGGTGGTCAAGAAGCTCTGGGCCTACATCAAGAAGCAGGGCCTGCAGGACGCCAAGAACAAGCGGCAGATCAACGCCGACGACAAGCTCAAGCCCATCTTCGGTGGCAAGAAGAACGTCACCATGTTCGAGATGACCTCGCTGGTGAACAAGCAGCTGAGCTGA